One Gossypium raimondii isolate GPD5lz chromosome 3, ASM2569854v1, whole genome shotgun sequence genomic window carries:
- the LOC105793860 gene encoding probable protein phosphatase 2C 27, whose translation MAADMDFSTPCEIVEDSYSKDNLSDMDNENLDNVKRAPLGKPPRHLSVMRHSMGSAKLIAEANLELDIGIIVHKSSSDEKNEFLPVLRSGSCAEIGPKQYMEDEHICIDDLIGHLGTTAEFPSPGAFYGVFDGHGGTDAALFIRKNILKFIVEDSHFPICVEKAIKSAFLKADYSFADASSLDISSGTTALIALIFGRTLIIANAGDCRAVLGRRGRAIEMSKDHKPNCTSERRRIEKLGGVIYDGYLNGQLSVARALGDWHMKGPKGSACPLSAEPELQETELSEEDEFLIMGCDGLWDVMSSQCAVTMARKELMVHNDPERCSRELVREALKRNTCDNLTVIVVCFSTDPPPRIEIPQFRVRRSISAEGLNFLKGVLDSN comes from the exons ATGGCAGCAGATATGGATTTTTCAACTCCATGTGAAATCGTAGAAGATAGTTATAGTAAGGATAATTTATCAGACATGGACAATGAAAATTTGGATAATGTAAAACGAGCCCCCCTTGGTAAACCTCCCCGCCACCTCTCAGTTATGCGCCATTCCATGGGCTCAGCCAAGTTGATTGCCGAGGCTAATCTG gAATTGGATATTGGTATTATAGTCCACAAATCATCTTCTGATGAAAAGAACGAGTTTTTGCCAGTTTTGCGATCAGGAAGTTGTGCTGAAATAGGACCCAAACAGTATATGGAGGATGAACACATTTGCATAGATGATCTTATCGGACATTTGGGGACAACTGCCGAGTTTCCTTCTCCTGGAGCTTTCTATGGG GTTTTTGATGGTCATGGAGGAACTGATGCAGCCTTATTTATCAGGAAGAATATCCTTAAGTTCATAGTTGAAGACTCCCATTTTCCAATTTGTGTGGAGAAGGCAATCAAGAGTGCTTTTCTGAAAGCTGATTATTCATTTGCAGACGCCAGCTCTCTTGATATATCCTCCGGCACCACTGCATTAATTGCACTTATTTTTGGAAG GACCTTGATAATTGCAAATGCTGGGGATTGTCGAGCTGTGTTGGGAAGGCGAGGTAGAGCAATTGAAATGTCCAAAGACCACAAACCTAACTGCACAAGTGAAAGACGAAGAATTGAGAAACTTGGGGGAGTCATTTATGATGGTTACCTGAATGGTCAACTGTCTGTGGCACGAGCACTTGGAGATTGGCACATGAAGGGGCCAAAAGGATCTGCCTGTCCTTTAAGTGCAGAGCCAGAGCTGCAAGAGACAGAGTTAAGTGAGGAGGATGAATTCTTGATAATGGGATGTGATGGGCTGTGGGATGTTATGAGTAGCCAGTGTGCAGTGACTATGGCAAGGAAGGAGCTGATGGTTCATAATGATCCTGAAAGATGTTCAAGAGAGCTTGTGAGGGAGGCACTGAAACGCAACACTTGTGATAATTTAACAGTAATTGTGGTTTGTTTCTCCACTGACCCTCCACCTCGAATAGAAATACCACAGTTCCGTGTTCGGAGGAGCATATCAGCGGAAGGGCTGAATTTTCTAAAGGGTGTGCTGGATAGTAACTGA